In Chanodichthys erythropterus isolate Z2021 chromosome 11, ASM2448905v1, whole genome shotgun sequence, a single window of DNA contains:
- the slc7a9 gene encoding b(0,+)-type amino acid transporter 1: protein MMGEDLKKANTHNGRIPEALEAKRHDQPKAAILHQNVGLVSGICLIVGTMIGSGIFISPKSVLEGTGAVGPCLCVWAACGVLATMGALCYAELGTMIMKSGGEYSYLMEGFGPVPAYLYSWTTIIVLKPSSFAIIALSCAEYASTPFYPGCTPPQVVTKCLAAACISIITLVNCLSVKLAYRVQNFFTAAKLLIIAIIVVSGIALLAQGNTQNLKDPFAGAKTSFGAIGLAFYNGLWAYDGWNQLNFITEELKNPYKNLPLAILIGIPLVTVCYIFVNIAYFTVMTPIELLQSSAVAVTFGDRVLYPLSWVVPLFVVFSTFGAANGSCFTAGRLTYVAGREGHMVRLLSYISVKRFTPSPALMFNGFLSIIYIIPADINTLINYFSFAQWAFYGLTCLVLIVMRFTRKDLQRPVKVPIVIPALVVIVSCYLVLAPIIDKPEWEYLYCTVFIVGGLLLYVPFIYYKFNWTRRIMRPLTMHLQLLLQVVPAEKIE from the exons ATGATGGGCGAGGATCTGAAAAAGGCGAACACTCACAACGGACGCATCCCAGAGGCTTTGGAAGCCAAAAGGCATGATCAGCCAAAAGCAGCAATTCTGCATCAGAAT GTGGGTCTCGTAAGTGGCATCTGTCTGATAGTGGGAACAATGATTGGCTCAGGGATCTTCATTTCCCCCAAATCGGTTCTGGAGGGAACTGGAGCCGTGGGtccatgtctgtgtgtgtgggcGGCTTGCGGAGTACTGGCTACAATGG GGGCCCTCTGCTATGCCGAGCTAGGCACAATGATCATGAAGTCTGGCGGTGAGTATTCATACCTGATGGAGGGCTTTGGGCCAGTGCCGGCATACCTTTATTCCTGGACCACAATCATCGTGTTGAAGCCTTCGTCATTCGCCATCATTGCCCTGAGTTGTGCCGAGTACGCCTCCACTCCATTTTACCCAGGATGCACTCCTCCTCAAGTGGTTACCAAATGCCTGGCTGCCGCTTGTATCT CAATAATTACACTCGTCAACTGTCTGAGTGTGAAGCTGGCCTACAGAGTGCAGAACTTCTTCACAGCAGCCAAACTCTTGATTATTGCTATTATTGTGGTTTCCGGCATCGCTCTGTTGGCTCAAG GCAATACACAGAATCTTAAAGACCCATTTGCAGGGGCAAAAACATCATTTGGAGCAATTGGCCTTGCATTTTACAATGGTCTCTGGGCGTATGATGGATG GAATCAGCTTAACTTCATAACAGAAGAACTGAAAAATCCATACAA aaaCCTTCCCCTGGCAATCCTTATTGGGATTCCCCTGGTTACCGTGTGCTATATATTTGTCAACATTGCATATTTCACTGTCATGACCCCTATTGAACTTCTCCAGTCTTCTGCCGTTGCTGTG ACCTTTGGTGACAGAGTGTTGTACCCATTATCATGGGTTGTGCCTCTGTTTGTGGTCTTTTCCACTTTTGGTGCAGCCAATGGGAGCTGTTTCACTGCAGGCAG GTTGACATATGTGGCAGGACGGGAAGGACACATGGTTAGGTTATTGTCGTACATCAGTGTGAAACGTTTCACTCCTTCTCCAGCTCTGATGTTTAAT GGTTTCCTGTCAATCATCTACATCATCCCAGCAGACATAAACACTCTCATCAATTACTTCAGTTTTGCTCAGTGGGCTTTCTATGGGCTCACATGCCTTGTGCTCATCGTTATGCGATTCACTAGAAAGGACCTTCAGAGACCTGTCAAG GTGCCAATAGTCATTCCTGCTTTGGTAGTGATTGTGTCCTGTTACCTGGTTCTTGCTCCGATCATAGACAAGCCTGAGTGGGAGTACCTGTACTGCACAGTGTTCATAGTCGGCGGTCTTCTCTTATATGTACCCTTCATTTACTACAAATTCAACTGGACTCGCCGCATCATGA GGCCACTCACTATGCACCTTCAGCTGCTACTGCAAGTCGTTCCGGCTGAAAAGATTGAGTGA